In one Dehalogenimonas formicexedens genomic region, the following are encoded:
- a CDS encoding 3-hydroxyacyl-CoA dehydrogenase family protein has protein sequence MKKVGVVGFTGVMGAGIVQLCAQSGYQVVGFSRNQERTKKALATIEKHLSRLVEKEKISPADKAAALARISTSDSMSALADCDLVIESAVENMELKKGVFAELDSVCRPDAILATNTSSLSIIDLAMATHRPNQVLGLHFFNPAPLMPLLEVVRTIATSDETLAIGKAFGESLNKTIIVARDAPGYIVNTLLIPYLLNAIRMLDRGQAAREDIDTAIKAGLNYPMGPLQVADYIGLDALLFIANIMYEESKEPQYAAPPLLKKMVTAGWLGRKSGKGFYEYR, from the coding sequence ATCAAAAAAGTCGGCGTAGTCGGTTTCACCGGCGTCATGGGCGCGGGTATCGTTCAGCTTTGCGCCCAGTCCGGTTATCAGGTGGTCGGCTTTTCCCGCAACCAGGAGCGCACCAAGAAGGCGCTGGCGACTATCGAAAAACATCTCTCCCGCCTGGTTGAAAAAGAAAAAATCTCCCCCGCCGATAAAGCCGCCGCCCTGGCGCGCATCTCGACGTCCGATTCGATGTCTGCCCTTGCCGATTGCGACCTCGTCATCGAGAGCGCCGTAGAGAACATGGAACTCAAGAAAGGGGTCTTCGCCGAACTGGATTCCGTCTGCCGCCCGGATGCTATCCTGGCTACCAACACCTCTTCCCTGTCGATCATCGATCTGGCCATGGCCACCCATCGCCCCAACCAGGTCCTCGGCCTGCATTTCTTCAACCCGGCGCCCCTGATGCCGCTCCTTGAGGTCGTCAGGACCATCGCCACATCCGACGAGACGCTGGCCATAGGCAAAGCCTTCGGCGAGTCCTTGAACAAAACCATAATCGTCGCCCGCGACGCGCCGGGCTATATCGTCAACACCCTGCTTATTCCTTATCTCCTGAACGCCATCCGCATGCTTGATCGCGGCCAGGCCGCCCGCGAAGACATCGATACTGCCATTAAAGCCGGATTGAACTACCCGATGGGCCCGCTGCAGGTCGCGGATTATATCGGGCTGGATGCCCTGCTGTTTATTGCCAATATCATGTATGAAGAGTCAAAGGAGCCGCAGTACGCCGCGCCGCCTCTTTTAAAGAAGATGGTCACCGCCGGCTGGCTGGGCCGCAAGTCCGGCAAAGGCTTCTATGAATACCGGTAA
- a CDS encoding sulfite exporter TauE/SafE family protein, whose translation MGESLINSGWILPVLLVMVGLLVGTYGTLIGVGGALVLVPLLLVLYPQATPQAITAVSLLIVLVNSIGGSIAYARQKRIDYRTGIIFALGTVPGVLLGIWTLNYVSRNLFALIFGLVMIVISAFLVVRSEPSRTAGLVNGNYDCNRPLGFTLSLGAGYLAGLLGIGGGIIHVPVMVYIMCFPTHIATATSHFILIFTGATGTLTHLSQGSFGSNWLVIVWLAVGVVAGSQLGARLSKRIHGKVIIRLLAVALAITGLRLVLG comes from the coding sequence ATGGGCGAATCACTGATCAATAGCGGCTGGATCCTTCCGGTACTCCTGGTGATGGTAGGTTTGCTTGTCGGCACCTATGGCACCCTCATAGGTGTCGGCGGCGCCCTTGTGCTGGTGCCTCTGCTGCTTGTCCTGTATCCCCAGGCTACCCCCCAGGCCATTACCGCCGTTTCACTGCTGATCGTCCTCGTTAACTCCATCGGCGGGTCGATAGCTTACGCCCGCCAGAAACGTATCGATTACCGCACCGGCATCATTTTCGCCCTGGGTACGGTGCCCGGAGTCCTTCTCGGTATCTGGACGCTCAATTACGTATCGCGAAACCTTTTCGCCCTCATTTTCGGTTTGGTCATGATCGTCATCTCGGCGTTTCTGGTTGTCCGTTCTGAACCATCCAGGACTGCCGGTTTGGTAAACGGCAACTATGACTGCAATCGTCCGCTCGGATTTACCTTGAGTCTTGGGGCGGGATACCTAGCGGGGCTTCTGGGCATTGGCGGCGGTATCATCCACGTTCCGGTGATGGTCTACATTATGTGCTTCCCCACCCATATAGCCACCGCGACTTCTCATTTCATCCTGATCTTTACCGGCGCGACCGGAACTCTCACCCACCTCAGCCAGGGAAGTTTCGGATCCAATTGGCTTGTCATTGTCTGGCTGGCAGTCGGTGTGGTCGCCGGTTCGCAACTAGGTGCCCGGCTCTCAAAACGCATCCATGGAAAGGTTATCATCCGCCTGCTGGCGGTGGCTCTGGCGATAACCGGGCTGAGACTAGTGCTAGGGTAG
- a CDS encoding magnesium transporter CorA family protein has translation MAQTSKLPSKLKIESVDFGGLTWYDIERPSEAETAYLAQNFPFHPLDLDDVLSKRQRPKIDEYKDYLFMVFHFPVYNKVEKLLTPSQLSVFIGSNYVITLHAGALRPLTRLFRECELDDECRKEFLTHGPGYLLYRIVDRLVDYCQPIVNKILENMDRIEDEIFAKHRAGTVKEISVLRRDIITFRRTIWPMRAVIACLEPKLKRYIDTDLNVYFGDLIDHTDKIWDSLDECKEVIEALSATFDSMSYNNYNAGIRTLTIFATITLPLLLVASVYGMNIPLPGQNSAHPIIIVLLITLGATIFTALVLKRLKIL, from the coding sequence ATGGCACAAACATCAAAGCTGCCCTCAAAGCTCAAGATCGAGAGTGTTGATTTCGGAGGCCTTACCTGGTACGACATCGAAAGGCCGTCCGAAGCCGAGACGGCGTATTTGGCCCAGAATTTCCCGTTCCATCCCCTGGACCTTGACGACGTCCTGTCAAAGCGCCAGCGCCCCAAGATAGACGAGTACAAAGACTATCTGTTCATGGTTTTCCACTTCCCCGTTTACAACAAAGTGGAGAAACTGCTGACGCCGTCGCAACTCTCGGTATTCATCGGTTCAAATTACGTGATTACCCTTCACGCCGGGGCATTGCGGCCGCTCACCCGGCTTTTCCGCGAATGCGAGTTGGATGACGAGTGCCGGAAGGAGTTTCTCACCCACGGCCCCGGCTACCTGCTTTACAGGATCGTCGACAGGCTGGTGGACTATTGCCAACCCATCGTCAACAAGATCCTTGAGAACATGGACCGGATAGAAGACGAGATCTTTGCCAAGCACCGCGCCGGCACCGTCAAGGAAATATCGGTTCTCCGGAGAGACATCATCACCTTCCGCCGGACGATCTGGCCCATGCGTGCCGTGATCGCCTGCCTGGAACCCAAGCTGAAACGCTATATCGATACCGATCTCAATGTCTATTTCGGCGATCTGATCGATCATACCGACAAGATCTGGGACAGTCTAGACGAGTGCAAGGAAGTCATCGAGGCCTTGTCCGCGACGTTCGATTCGATGTCCTACAACAACTACAACGCCGGTATCCGCACCCTTACCATCTTCGCCACCATTACCCTCCCGCTGCTGCTGGTCGCCAGCGTCTACGGCATGAACATCCCCCTGCCAGGACAGAACTCAGCCCACCCTATCATCATCGTCCTGCTGATTACCCTCGGCGCAACGATATTTACCGCCCTGGTTCTCAAACGCCTTAAAATTCTGTAA
- a CDS encoding queuosine precursor transporter, producing the protein MRISPRLMVIAALFVTCLITANIIAVKLISVGSNIVLPAAIIIFPLSYIIGDILTEVYGFAWARRVIWLGFLCNLIFVFFAWIGGLLPGASFWQGQSAYETILGYTPRLLLASFSGYLVGSFANAAVMSRMKLWTGGKYLWTRTIGSTIVGEGLDSAAFITVAFIGTPAFALMLIVYHWVAKTLIEAVATPVTYAVVNYLKKVEGIDTFDREVSFNPFKLVDAK; encoded by the coding sequence TTGCGTATTTCTCCCCGTTTAATGGTCATCGCGGCTCTGTTTGTCACCTGTCTTATCACCGCCAATATCATCGCCGTCAAGCTCATCTCCGTCGGGTCGAACATCGTATTGCCGGCGGCCATCATCATCTTTCCCTTGAGCTACATCATCGGCGACATCCTGACCGAGGTTTACGGCTTCGCCTGGGCGCGGCGCGTTATCTGGCTCGGTTTTTTATGTAACCTGATTTTCGTTTTCTTCGCCTGGATCGGCGGTTTACTGCCCGGCGCTTCCTTCTGGCAGGGCCAATCCGCCTATGAAACAATCCTGGGCTACACCCCCCGCCTTCTTTTGGCTTCCTTCAGCGGATATCTTGTGGGCAGCTTCGCCAACGCGGCGGTGATGTCCAGGATGAAACTCTGGACCGGGGGTAAATACCTCTGGACGCGGACCATCGGCTCCACCATCGTCGGCGAGGGTCTGGATTCAGCCGCTTTTATCACCGTTGCCTTCATCGGCACTCCCGCCTTCGCCCTGATGCTGATCGTATACCACTGGGTTGCCAAGACCCTCATTGAAGCCGTAGCGACGCCGGTTACCTATGCCGTAGTCAATTATCTGAAAAAGGTCGAGGGGATCGATACTTTCGACCGTGAAGTCAGTTTTAATCCGTTCAAATTGGTTGATGCCAAGTAG
- a CDS encoding MBL fold metallo-hydrolase, giving the protein MKIKFLGAHNCETATTGMMCILVDDRVVIDAGSLTRNMTLDEMFKIKALLLTHGHLDHFRDVATLGMNLFLNGRTIDVFGSEKTRAAISEHILNGAIYSKFFDSPENNPTLRFNTVKAGVPFKIDGYDVMPVTLPHPVPVLGYQLTDAWGKNFFYTGDTGTGLSRCVEQISPDFMAVDVTASSKYTEFFSVRNQHLTSETLGGELKSFRQLKGYLPPVACVHMSPFGEPEIAAEIDALSAELCSPVYLAREGLIVDL; this is encoded by the coding sequence ATGAAGATCAAATTCCTCGGCGCCCATAACTGCGAGACCGCCACCACCGGGATGATGTGCATCCTGGTCGATGACCGGGTCGTCATCGACGCCGGTTCCCTCACCCGCAACATGACGCTTGATGAAATGTTCAAAATCAAGGCTCTTCTTTTAACCCACGGCCATCTCGACCATTTCCGCGATGTCGCCACACTGGGCATGAACCTGTTCCTGAACGGCCGGACCATTGACGTCTTCGGCAGCGAGAAAACCCGCGCCGCCATCTCGGAACACATTCTTAACGGCGCTATCTACTCGAAGTTTTTTGACAGCCCGGAAAACAACCCCACCCTTCGATTCAATACGGTCAAAGCCGGCGTCCCATTCAAGATAGACGGCTACGATGTGATGCCGGTCACCCTGCCCCACCCGGTCCCCGTCTTGGGCTACCAGTTAACCGACGCCTGGGGTAAAAATTTCTTTTACACCGGTGACACGGGGACGGGTCTGTCGCGTTGCGTTGAACAGATTTCTCCTGATTTCATGGCGGTTGATGTCACCGCTTCGTCTAAATACACTGAGTTTTTCTCGGTGCGCAACCAGCACCTGACTTCGGAAACGCTCGGCGGTGAATTGAAATCTTTCCGCCAGCTTAAAGGTTATCTGCCTCCCGTCGCCTGTGTCCACATGAGCCCCTTCGGCGAACCGGAGATCGCCGCCGAGATCGACGCGCTTTCAGCGGAGCTTTGCAGCCCGGTTTACCTGGCCCGCGAAGGCCTGATCGTCGATCTCTAG
- a CDS encoding REP-associated tyrosine transposase: MTNSENLKPGNRLRPLSQPEARRRNLPHIEEPGSVYFVTFTIANNRTLDTPAKNVVFDTLRFHSGTKYTLYACVVMATHAHAVIQPLREQTTGSFYSLSQIMHSIKSYSANEINKLFGQKGSVWLAETYDRIIRDDSELKEKLGYVVNNPVKAGLVENPEDYCWLFCVGISNSLP, from the coding sequence ATGACAAATTCAGAAAATCTCAAACCGGGAAACAGGTTGAGACCATTATCGCAGCCGGAAGCACGCCGCCGGAACCTGCCCCACATCGAGGAACCCGGCAGTGTCTACTTTGTCACGTTCACCATTGCGAATAATAGAACTCTGGATACCCCAGCCAAAAATGTCGTTTTCGATACTCTGCGCTTCCATTCCGGTACAAAGTATACTTTGTATGCCTGTGTCGTAATGGCTACCCACGCCCACGCCGTGATCCAACCTCTTAGAGAACAAACCACCGGGTCTTTTTATAGCCTGTCCCAAATTATGCACAGCATCAAGAGCTATTCCGCTAATGAGATAAATAAACTCTTCGGGCAGAAAGGAAGTGTCTGGCTGGCCGAGACGTATGATCGGATCATCAGAGATGACAGCGAACTCAAAGAAAAGCTCGGTTACGTGGTCAATAACCCGGTCAAAGCCGGCCTCGTTGAAAACCCGGAGGACTACTGCTGGCTGTTCTGTGTCGGCATTTCGAACTCCCTCCCGTAG
- a CDS encoding Mut7-C RNAse domain-containing protein produces MYNRTVDEPCFLVDQNVGKLARWLRLLGYDAAFFTGEDDSRMVKQALAENRIILTRDTAIQYRRVATSGRLKVVTFETEDAEVQMRQLLSRFQLVDFSRPFTRCLEDNSLLRPVDKPAALNRVPAYTFKTQDEFMECPVCCRVYWRGSHWQALERRLARFRHQ; encoded by the coding sequence TTGTACAATCGAACTGTGGATGAACCCTGCTTCCTGGTGGACCAAAACGTCGGCAAACTGGCGCGCTGGCTGAGGCTCCTGGGATACGACGCTGCGTTCTTCACCGGCGAGGACGATAGCCGGATGGTTAAGCAGGCGCTTGCCGAAAACCGGATCATCCTCACCCGCGACACCGCCATTCAGTACCGTCGGGTGGCCACTTCCGGCCGCCTCAAGGTCGTGACTTTCGAGACCGAAGATGCCGAAGTCCAGATGCGCCAACTCCTCTCGCGGTTTCAACTTGTCGATTTCAGCCGCCCTTTCACCCGCTGCCTGGAAGACAATTCACTGTTGCGCCCGGTCGACAAACCCGCCGCTCTAAACCGGGTACCGGCTTACACTTTCAAGACCCAGGATGAATTCATGGAGTGCCCGGTGTGCTGCCGCGTCTACTGGCGCGGCAGCCATTGGCAAGCCCTTGAACGCCGCCTCGCCCGGTTTCGCCATCAATAA
- a CDS encoding NAD(P)H-hydrate dehydratase, which produces MSAATLNAMKLVTAAEMRLLEKRALESGTSFGDLMHNAGRAVASEICGLFDSFPGKKALVLVGPGNNGGDGLVAARFLNDAGAITHVYLLAPRDPGDLVYNEALEAGISPIEVESDAGFSKLRELLGEADVVVDAIFGTGLGRPIGGASAAALTLVAEARNQRPDMVVIALDLPSGLNADSGEIDDSTLAVDYTITLGYAKRGFFLFPGADYTGQILVADIGIPDGLDDDILSEVIDEHDVLSILPLRPSDAHKGSFGKVMVVAGSTEFIGAASLVCQSAARAGAGLVTLAARQSLHPVFAAKLVETTHLPLPETAHGEFASEAAEVALARLVKYDAAAIGPGLGQSPDTVEFVHQLLSGISENTGLVLDADALNALSLTPDWWDIFNHPAVLTPHTGEFARLSGLSIGEILANRMEICRKNAALWGKVVILKGAHTVVASPDGRIAVSPSANPGLASGGTGDVLTGIITGLLAQGLDEFDAARAGVYIHAMAGESVRNNIGDTGMIASDLLIQIPRAVKSIKEHDHASCH; this is translated from the coding sequence GTGTCCGCTGCTACACTCAATGCCATGAAACTTGTAACTGCTGCCGAAATGCGCCTGCTCGAAAAACGCGCCTTGGAATCCGGAACAAGCTTTGGAGATTTGATGCACAACGCCGGCCGGGCTGTCGCTTCTGAAATCTGCGGTCTGTTCGATTCCTTTCCCGGAAAAAAAGCGTTGGTCCTGGTCGGTCCAGGCAACAACGGCGGGGACGGATTGGTGGCGGCGAGATTTCTGAATGATGCCGGGGCTATCACTCACGTGTATCTTCTGGCTCCCCGGGATCCGGGCGACCTCGTTTACAACGAGGCACTGGAAGCCGGCATCTCGCCCATCGAAGTGGAGTCGGACGCTGGCTTTTCAAAGCTGCGGGAACTCCTCGGTGAAGCCGATGTCGTCGTCGACGCCATTTTCGGCACCGGCCTTGGCCGTCCCATCGGCGGCGCTTCAGCCGCGGCACTGACTCTCGTCGCGGAGGCCCGTAACCAACGCCCCGATATGGTCGTCATCGCCCTCGATCTCCCATCCGGACTTAACGCGGATTCGGGAGAAATTGACGACTCAACTCTCGCCGTCGATTACACCATAACCCTGGGGTACGCCAAGCGCGGCTTTTTCCTTTTCCCCGGAGCGGATTACACCGGCCAGATCCTGGTGGCCGATATCGGCATCCCGGACGGTCTCGATGATGACATCCTGTCTGAGGTAATCGACGAACATGATGTTTTGTCCATCCTGCCCCTCCGCCCCTCGGACGCCCATAAAGGCTCGTTCGGCAAGGTCATGGTCGTTGCCGGTTCCACCGAATTTATCGGCGCCGCCTCGCTGGTTTGCCAGTCTGCCGCCCGCGCCGGCGCCGGTCTCGTCACCCTCGCCGCCAGGCAATCCCTTCATCCGGTATTCGCCGCCAAACTGGTAGAAACCACTCACCTGCCGCTGCCGGAAACGGCGCACGGCGAATTCGCCTCCGAGGCCGCGGAGGTCGCCCTGGCGAGGCTGGTGAAATATGACGCCGCCGCTATCGGGCCCGGCCTGGGCCAGTCGCCTGACACCGTCGAGTTTGTCCATCAACTGCTGTCGGGCATTTCGGAAAACACCGGGCTGGTGCTCGACGCCGACGCCTTGAACGCCTTATCTTTAACCCCGGACTGGTGGGATATTTTCAATCACCCCGCCGTGCTCACCCCACACACCGGCGAGTTTGCCCGCCTCAGCGGCCTGTCGATCGGGGAAATCCTGGCCAACCGTATGGAGATCTGCCGCAAGAACGCCGCTTTATGGGGCAAGGTCGTCATCCTTAAAGGCGCTCACACCGTCGTCGCTTCACCTGACGGCCGGATTGCCGTTTCTCCTTCAGCCAACCCGGGGCTTGCCAGCGGCGGTACCGGCGACGTCCTGACCGGCATCATCACCGGGCTTCTGGCGCAAGGCCTGGATGAATTCGATGCCGCCCGCGCCGGGGTTTACATCCACGCCATGGCCGGAGAATCGGTCCGCAACAACATCGGTGATACCGGTATGATCGCCTCCGACCTCCTGATCCAGATCCCGCGTGCCGTAAAATCGATCAAGGAGCATGACCATGCTTCTTGTCATTGA
- a CDS encoding type III pantothenate kinase — MLLVIDIGNTSISLGIYDGDKLKISLRVATVLHRMPDEYASLMLHLLEINGIDRKSIDKVALCSVVPPLTSTFEDLCRKYFNADPLTIGAGTKTGVKIRMDNPREVGADRIVNAAAAFHLYHTACIVVDLGTGTTFDTVSASGEFIGGAIAPGINIAAEALTSRTSMLPRIELHAPEKAIGTSTVKAMQSGMVFGYVGLIEGIVGRIRKELPSPPTVIATGGYAELLASETKVFDAVSPDLTLFGLRLIYYMNRA; from the coding sequence ATGCTACTTGTCATTGATATCGGTAATACATCCATCTCGCTGGGTATCTACGACGGCGACAAACTAAAAATCAGCCTGCGTGTCGCCACCGTTTTGCACCGGATGCCGGATGAGTATGCCTCATTGATGCTTCACCTGCTTGAGATCAACGGAATCGACCGGAAATCGATAGATAAAGTGGCCCTCTGTTCCGTGGTGCCGCCATTGACCAGCACCTTCGAGGATCTTTGCCGCAAGTATTTCAACGCCGACCCGTTGACGATCGGGGCGGGCACCAAAACCGGGGTCAAGATCCGCATGGACAACCCCCGCGAAGTCGGCGCCGACCGCATCGTCAATGCCGCCGCCGCCTTCCACCTTTACCACACTGCCTGCATCGTCGTCGACCTGGGTACCGGCACAACCTTCGACACGGTGTCCGCCTCCGGTGAGTTCATCGGAGGCGCCATCGCACCCGGCATCAACATCGCCGCCGAGGCTCTCACTTCCCGCACCTCGATGCTGCCCCGCATCGAACTCCACGCCCCCGAAAAGGCTATCGGCACCTCCACGGTCAAAGCCATGCAGTCCGGCATGGTCTTCGGTTACGTCGGTCTTATCGAAGGCATCGTCGGGCGCATCCGTAAGGAACTGCCATCCCCGCCCACGGTCATCGCCACCGGCGGCTACGCCGAACTCCTGGCTTCGGAAACGAAGGTTTTCGATGCCGTCAGCCCGGACCTGACCCTGTTTGGTCTGCGCCTGATCTATTACATGAACCGGGCGTGA
- the coaBC gene encoding bifunctional phosphopantothenoylcysteine decarboxylase/phosphopantothenate--cysteine ligase CoaBC, translating to MFKDKTIVLGVTGSIAAYKAADITSKLVQAGANVEVVLTDSALQFLTPLTFRSLTGRQPVTSLWEPAGEVTVKHVSLANAADVILVAPATANTIAKLAHGLADDILSCTILAARAGVIIAPAMNCNMWDNAATQENIRTLQSRGFIFVGPETGHLACGYEGRGRLAPVDQILALVGSVLNKKKDLAGKTIVITTGGTREPLDPVRFIGNRSSGKMGYAMAAAARDRGAMVRLISTVDLPESAGMEVTRVQTAAEMLGAVKNSVKGADALIMAAAVADFKPSKVASEKIKKASASLDLKLEPTTDILGEVKGKFVRIGFAAETSELIDNAERKLDAKNLDIIVANDVTAPGCGFGSDTNKVTLIFRDGHMEDLPLMSKREVADAILDRAVPIFAPMARVSGSIAARGA from the coding sequence ATGTTCAAAGATAAAACCATCGTCCTCGGCGTCACCGGATCCATCGCCGCCTACAAGGCCGCCGATATTACCTCGAAGCTGGTTCAGGCAGGGGCCAATGTTGAAGTCGTCCTGACGGATTCCGCCCTTCAGTTCCTGACCCCCCTCACCTTCCGCTCCCTGACCGGCCGCCAGCCCGTGACTTCCCTGTGGGAACCCGCGGGTGAAGTAACCGTGAAGCATGTTTCGCTCGCCAACGCCGCCGATGTTATTCTGGTCGCCCCCGCCACCGCCAACACCATTGCCAAACTGGCCCACGGCCTGGCTGACGATATTTTGTCCTGCACCATTCTCGCTGCCAGGGCAGGGGTGATCATCGCCCCGGCCATGAATTGCAACATGTGGGATAATGCCGCCACCCAGGAAAACATCAGGACGCTCCAGTCCCGCGGCTTCATTTTCGTCGGTCCGGAAACCGGCCACCTGGCTTGTGGTTACGAAGGGCGCGGGCGCCTCGCCCCGGTCGACCAGATCCTGGCCCTGGTCGGCTCCGTGCTCAACAAAAAGAAGGATTTGGCGGGTAAAACCATTGTTATTACCACCGGCGGCACACGGGAACCGCTCGACCCGGTCCGCTTTATCGGCAACCGCTCCTCGGGCAAGATGGGCTACGCCATGGCCGCCGCCGCGCGCGACCGGGGCGCCATGGTCAGGCTGATCTCCACCGTGGACCTGCCGGAAAGCGCCGGCATGGAGGTGACCCGCGTCCAGACCGCCGCGGAAATGCTGGGTGCGGTCAAGAATTCAGTCAAAGGCGCCGATGCGCTCATCATGGCCGCCGCCGTGGCGGACTTCAAGCCTTCAAAGGTCGCCAGCGAGAAGATCAAAAAGGCTTCAGCCAGCCTGGACCTTAAACTTGAGCCGACAACGGACATCCTTGGAGAGGTCAAAGGCAAGTTCGTCCGTATCGGCTTCGCCGCCGAGACCTCCGAACTGATCGACAACGCCGAGCGAAAGCTCGACGCCAAAAATCTGGACATCATCGTTGCCAATGACGTCACCGCTCCCGGCTGCGGTTTCGGGTCGGACACCAACAAGGTGACCCTTATCTTCCGGGACGGCCACATGGAAGACCTGCCGCTCATGAGCAAACGGGAAGTCGCCGACGCTATTTTGGATCGGGCGGTGCCCATTTTTGCTCCCATGGCGAGGGTATCGGGTTCAATAGCCGCGCGGGGTGCCTGA